From a region of the Streptomyces tirandamycinicus genome:
- a CDS encoding FkbM family methyltransferase, giving the protein MTVLHRARTAVQRFGFDVHRFPQCSFDYRAVQLLRHSGTDVVLDVGANRGQYGHTLRRFGYRGRIVSFEPLRAAFEALRRRAARDPLWTVFPHAVGDERTTVTLNVAGNSGLSSSVLPMLPRHAQACPDSRYVGRQEAEQYRLDDLWPQLAGPGDRVFVKLDVQGYEEAVLKGADALARRCCGLQLEASCVPLYEGGPLLEKVMGMAQQRYGLTLMAVVPGFTDRRTGQMLQCDVVFLRDHEPASGRT; this is encoded by the coding sequence GTGACTGTTCTCCACCGGGCCCGCACAGCCGTGCAGCGCTTCGGCTTCGACGTGCACCGGTTTCCGCAGTGCTCCTTCGACTACCGCGCGGTGCAGCTGCTGCGCCACTCAGGCACCGATGTGGTGCTCGACGTGGGCGCGAACCGCGGCCAGTACGGGCACACCCTGCGGCGGTTCGGCTACCGAGGACGCATCGTGTCCTTCGAGCCGCTGCGCGCAGCGTTCGAGGCCCTGCGCCGCCGCGCGGCCCGCGACCCGTTGTGGACCGTGTTCCCGCACGCCGTCGGCGACGAGCGGACCACCGTCACCCTGAACGTGGCCGGCAACAGCGGACTGAGCAGTTCCGTCCTGCCCATGCTGCCCCGGCATGCCCAGGCGTGCCCCGACTCCCGCTACGTGGGGCGCCAGGAGGCCGAGCAGTACCGCCTGGACGACCTGTGGCCGCAGCTGGCCGGACCCGGGGACCGCGTCTTCGTCAAGCTGGACGTCCAGGGGTACGAGGAAGCCGTGCTGAAAGGAGCCGACGCTCTCGCGCGCCGCTGCTGCGGTCTGCAGCTGGAGGCGTCCTGCGTCCCGCTGTACGAGGGCGGCCCCCTGCTGGAGAAGGTGATGGGCATGGCGCAACAGCGCTACGGACTGACCCTCATGGCGGTGGTCCCGGGGTTCACCGATCGACGCACCGGTCAGATGCTCCAGTGCGATGTGGTGTTCCTCCGCGACCACGAGCCCGCATCCGGCCGGACGTGA
- a CDS encoding O-antigen ligase family protein, translating to MRLFPVDPQTLLMLLTALAFVGLLLWVFARHCRIAIALLLGSQVWIVAAGGQQAALDFGVRVYPADLLGVCALLVAVVRLPRRGLAARAGLGALLALLALTAWSTLRGVADFGLQAAGNDSRVAFWQFLAIVLYLATAPLSASLNRFVPRAWLATAAAYALLSVAGWADRGLHAVNAHLAVDGVTVDARPVPAAAALVLAQAAVLLSAHPPARRDTAADHAVPAGGQGRGRHLVAVLFLLLLVVLLQHRTVWVATATMALAWWALRPARGGQRLVSACAGVFALGVVALLYTAGAFGAIGGFLADSVRETQGTHSTFVWRLLGWQELLDAPRTVAQWLVGAPFGSGYERIIAGGLVTVSPHDYYLHIMLRLGLVGLLALLVVYVQTFRRLGRQGPATLALRVVMIGQLVLFVSYSAIPEQAVLLGLCLWQARAAGRSKAPAPAPGPVAPVPRPAPLAPPAVKDRDRTAL from the coding sequence GTGCGACTTTTTCCCGTTGACCCGCAGACCCTGCTGATGCTGCTCACGGCGCTTGCGTTCGTGGGGCTGCTGCTGTGGGTCTTCGCCCGGCACTGCCGGATCGCGATCGCTCTGCTGCTGGGCTCCCAGGTCTGGATCGTCGCCGCCGGCGGGCAGCAGGCCGCCCTCGACTTCGGCGTGCGCGTGTATCCGGCCGACCTCCTGGGCGTGTGCGCGCTTCTCGTCGCCGTGGTGCGCCTGCCCCGCCGGGGCCTGGCCGCCCGCGCGGGGCTGGGGGCGCTGCTGGCCCTCCTCGCCCTCACCGCCTGGTCCACCCTGCGGGGGGTGGCCGACTTCGGCCTGCAGGCCGCGGGCAACGACTCCCGCGTCGCCTTCTGGCAGTTCCTCGCCATCGTCCTGTATCTGGCCACCGCACCGCTGAGTGCCTCACTGAACCGGTTCGTCCCCCGGGCCTGGCTGGCCACCGCGGCCGCGTACGCGCTGCTCAGCGTGGCCGGCTGGGCGGACCGCGGACTGCATGCGGTCAACGCCCATCTCGCCGTCGACGGCGTGACGGTGGACGCCCGGCCGGTGCCCGCCGCCGCGGCGCTGGTCCTGGCCCAGGCCGCGGTGCTGCTGTCGGCGCATCCGCCCGCCCGCCGGGACACCGCGGCGGACCACGCCGTCCCGGCGGGCGGTCAGGGGCGCGGCAGGCACCTTGTGGCCGTGCTGTTCCTCCTCCTCCTCGTGGTCCTGCTCCAGCACCGGACCGTCTGGGTGGCCACCGCGACGATGGCGCTGGCCTGGTGGGCGCTGCGTCCCGCACGCGGCGGACAGCGCCTGGTGTCCGCCTGTGCGGGCGTGTTCGCCCTTGGTGTGGTGGCGCTGCTGTACACCGCCGGCGCCTTCGGCGCGATCGGCGGTTTCCTCGCGGACTCGGTCAGGGAGACCCAGGGCACCCACAGCACCTTCGTGTGGCGGCTGCTCGGCTGGCAGGAACTGCTCGACGCCCCGCGGACCGTCGCCCAGTGGCTGGTCGGCGCGCCGTTCGGGTCCGGCTACGAACGGATCATCGCAGGCGGGCTTGTCACGGTGTCCCCGCATGACTACTACCTGCACATCATGCTGCGCCTCGGACTTGTGGGGCTGCTGGCGCTGCTGGTCGTCTATGTCCAGACCTTCCGGCGGCTCGGACGCCAGGGCCCCGCGACGCTTGCCCTGCGCGTGGTGATGATCGGCCAGTTGGTGCTCTTCGTGTCCTACTCGGCCATTCCCGAGCAGGCGGTGCTGCTCGGGTTGTGCCTGTGGCAGGCGCGGGCCGCCGGCAGGTCGAAAGCGCCGGCCCCCGCGCCCGGTCCGGTGGCGCCCGTGCCGCGTCCGGCGCCCCTCGCCCCGCCCGCCGTCAAGGACCGGGACCGCACGGCCCTGTGA
- the gmd gene encoding GDP-mannose 4,6-dehydratase, translated as MTARTALITGITGQDGSYLAELLLEKGYRVHGIVRRASTFNTERIEHLYRDPHDPQARLFLHYGDLTDGTRMTGLLEQVQPDEVYHLAAQSHVRVSFDEPEFTGDTTGLGTIRLLEAIRRTGLPCRFYQASSSEMFGAAPPPQDESTPFHPRSPYGVAKVYAYWATRNYREAYGLYAVNGILFNHESPRRGPTFVTRKVAVAAARIKAGLQDVVHLGNLDARRDWGYAAEYVEAMWLMLQQDQPDDYVVATGTSHSVREFVDQCFAHVGLDWRDHVRFDERYLRPTEVDDLVGDASKAQQALGWRATVRAPELARLMVDAELDALCNGAAADRTAPPAVPAPAAR; from the coding sequence GTGACCGCCAGAACGGCACTCATCACCGGCATCACCGGCCAGGACGGCTCCTACCTGGCCGAACTGCTGCTGGAGAAGGGGTACCGGGTGCACGGGATCGTCCGCCGTGCCTCCACCTTCAACACCGAGCGCATCGAGCACCTCTACCGCGATCCGCACGACCCGCAGGCGCGTCTCTTCCTGCACTACGGAGACCTCACCGACGGGACGCGGATGACCGGTCTGCTGGAGCAGGTGCAGCCGGACGAGGTCTACCACCTCGCCGCCCAGTCACATGTGCGGGTGTCGTTCGACGAACCCGAGTTCACCGGTGACACCACGGGGCTGGGCACCATCCGGCTGCTGGAGGCCATCCGGAGGACGGGCCTGCCGTGCCGCTTCTACCAGGCCTCCAGCTCCGAGATGTTCGGCGCCGCCCCGCCGCCCCAGGACGAGAGCACCCCGTTCCATCCCCGCTCGCCGTACGGGGTCGCCAAGGTTTACGCCTACTGGGCGACGCGCAACTACCGCGAGGCGTACGGGCTGTACGCGGTCAACGGCATCCTGTTCAACCACGAGTCCCCGCGCCGTGGCCCCACGTTCGTGACCCGGAAGGTGGCCGTGGCCGCCGCCCGGATCAAGGCCGGCCTGCAGGACGTCGTCCACCTCGGCAACCTCGACGCCCGCCGCGACTGGGGCTACGCCGCCGAGTACGTCGAGGCCATGTGGCTGATGCTGCAGCAGGACCAGCCGGACGACTATGTGGTCGCCACCGGCACCAGCCACAGCGTGCGCGAGTTCGTCGACCAGTGTTTCGCCCACGTCGGCCTCGACTGGCGCGACCATGTGCGGTTCGACGAGCGCTATCTGCGGCCGACCGAGGTGGACGACCTGGTCGGCGACGCGTCGAAGGCCCAGCAGGCCCTCGGCTGGCGCGCCACGGTCCGCGCGCCCGAACTGGCCCGCCTGATGGTCGACGCGGAACTCGACGCCCTCTGCAACGGGGCCGCCGCCGACCGGACGGCGCCCCCCGCCGTTCCCGCTCCCGCCGCGCGGTGA
- a CDS encoding glycosyltransferase family 2 protein, with amino-acid sequence MPADRLPARGTPRGVAVLMTCHNRRERTLAAIASVYAQTGLPAGTRCTVHLVDAGSADGTADAVRAAFPATDVLTVGADVHWGTGTRIAATRADPAAHVLWLNDDVVLDPGALTALLDTAAPLDRPAVAVGAMRSGDGTRTTYSGYRLAPARHRPPALRRIEPDPGNAQPCDTCNGNAVLVTAAARRILGDLDPAFPHRLGDHDYGLRARRAGIPLLLAPGHVGTCDDNTHALAGTSAEPGLDVRTALKRLASVREQPPAPWWRYCRRHLGPWAPLVFCSPYVKTALRRRPGAWPQHPTAPLRADP; translated from the coding sequence ATGCCCGCCGATCGGCTTCCGGCCCGGGGTACCCCGCGCGGCGTCGCCGTACTGATGACCTGTCACAACCGCCGGGAGCGGACACTCGCGGCCATCGCCTCGGTGTACGCGCAGACCGGACTTCCCGCGGGTACCCGATGCACCGTCCACCTCGTCGACGCCGGCAGCGCAGACGGCACGGCCGACGCGGTGCGGGCCGCGTTCCCCGCCACCGACGTGCTGACGGTCGGCGCGGACGTCCACTGGGGCACCGGCACCAGGATCGCCGCCACCCGAGCCGATCCGGCGGCCCATGTGCTGTGGCTCAACGACGACGTGGTCCTCGACCCTGGAGCCCTCACCGCGCTGCTCGACACCGCCGCCCCCCTGGACCGTCCGGCCGTGGCCGTGGGCGCCATGCGCTCCGGGGACGGCACCCGCACCACGTACAGCGGCTACCGCCTCGCCCCCGCCCGGCATAGGCCCCCGGCGCTGCGCCGGATCGAACCGGACCCTGGCAACGCGCAGCCGTGCGACACCTGCAACGGCAACGCCGTGCTGGTCACCGCCGCCGCCCGGCGCATCCTGGGCGACCTCGACCCCGCCTTCCCCCACCGCCTGGGCGACCACGACTACGGGCTGCGCGCCCGCCGGGCCGGCATCCCGCTGCTGCTCGCACCCGGCCACGTGGGCACCTGCGACGACAACACCCACGCGCTGGCGGGCACCTCGGCCGAACCCGGCCTCGACGTGCGCACCGCACTGAAGCGGCTGGCCTCGGTACGCGAACAGCCGCCGGCGCCCTGGTGGCGGTACTGCCGCCGTCACCTGGGCCCCTGGGCCCCGCTGGTGTTCTGCTCCCCGTACGTGAAAACCGCCCTGCGCCGCCGGCCCGGAGCCTGGCCGCAGCACCCGACCGCGCCCCTGCGCGCGGACCCCTGA